The segment ACCAACTTCTAGATCATTTTTCACAGAGATAATTGCTTCAATTTCAGACATCAAATTCGCAAAAGGAGGAAGATATATACTTAGCCGTGACTATATGTCCCTTAAGGTCCCTGTTTTTTTCCGAATTTTCCTCGTGCATTAATTCCTGAGAGTTGCATTTGGTTATTTAGTGATTAATTTTAAACTAACTGTATAAGTAGAACTGAACTTATGGTTATGTTTGTACATGTTAGTTATGGGACATCAACATGGACTCGGGTCCAGTATCAACTTTCCAGGTCCATGAACATTTAAGGCCAAAGGTTAGTGTCCTGTACTTTGAGAGATCAGCAGACTCGACTCGGTGCATAACCTGATGACTAGATCTTTGTTACCATCTCCAGCTTTGTGATTTATATGAAAACGATTCCATCTTCGATAAGTTCGAGTGTTGTCTAAGTGGGGACGGATTGCGAGTGGCTACTGGTTCTTATAGGTATATGcttgttttgatatttattgttATTCTATTTCGAATTTTGATTCTTTGTGGACTAACCTCCCTGGGTTTAACTTTTGTGTCCAGCAATCTCTTCCGTGTGTTTGGTGTTTCCCCAGGAAGTACTGAAACCACAACCTTGGAAGCAAGCAAAAACCCAATGAGGTAACAAACTGTTGCTCCTTAATTCTAAGTAATGATCAGATCCTCAATATGTGTTTGAACTTATAGGAGACAAGTGACAACACCTGCGAAGCCATCAAGACCATCACTAAGCAGTATAACACGCGCGGTTAGAAGAGGTCAGTGAGTTTTATCCAATTGTCTCTAGGGAATTGATTGAACGATCATATAGAGAGTTAAATGAATAATACTGTTACAAAATAGGAGGAGCAGAGAGTTCCGGAGGCGGTGATGGAAATGCTAATTCTTTTGACCATACAACAAAGTTGCTGCATCTCGCATGGCATCCAACAGAGAACTCTATAGCTTGCGCTGCTGCCAACAGTTTGTACATGTACTATGcttgaaagaaaacaaaaaaaaaaagatataccCTAATGGAGAAAGAAGCTTTGGCTATACTAGTGAAACTGCAAGGATCAAAGATGCTTATATGATAACACCCATCACCATCTTCATATTACAACTTAAAACTGGCTCCTTTATATTCTCTCTTTGTCTGTATcatgaatttgaaagaaaaaaaaaagagaatccgATTAGAAGAAAAATCGTGATTGTAGTTTTCTCTCGCACAACTTCTTGTGAGAGAtgtttattttggatatattcttgaaaatatttttgttttttttttcatattttcttttgttgatacATTCCTTTAAAACACACAACCAAAGGCTCTAAATCAATTAACAAAGAGGGTGTTTAACGTTTCTCTTATTTAGATTATTTCAAGTGAAACTCTTTTCAGTAAGTAActgaaatatttagattagcTACTGGTTAAGATGTGTCTTTCTGTCACTCTCCAAAATATTCGAAAGGGCCAGGTTTAATCTGCACCGTCCATGGCGCAAGCGGCAACCACAAATCGTAGCCGTAGAAATGACGCGATGATGGGGGAATCAAGAAGAAAGTGGAGTGGTTGTCCCCACGTGTTGGCAAAACAGAACACACGGAAGGCCAAATGGTCAGCTCTTACGGCAGCTTAACGCTACGACAATATCCTTAGTCTGTTTTCTCGACACTCGGACGGCTCTGATTCAATAGTCCCTAGTCCCTACAGTGCAAACTCAACGGCTGCGATTGGATTTTTAAGTGTAATGATCTCATCGAGTACACACATACTTGCTTCACAAGAACGCTAAGTACCTATTGTCTCCTGATCCTTGAGTCAGAGTGGGTTTTAGATATTATGGCAGTGAATAATGATggaatattagtttttaaatctcaatatttttatattcagctaactaaaattaataatcgatGGTAATCACTTCTGATTTTACAGCTAACTGGATTAGTTAATtagttataattaattttatagcGAGAAAAGAATTTGAGCTGTACATGCAATGATGCAACTAGGTCTCTGCATGAATGAGAAAACTCATGTGACAATGAGCGGGAAAGAACAACTGTTTTTGTTGTCATTTGTTTGACGTCTTCTTGATTATGCTTTAATCAAGAATTTAAATAAGAATTCCTTTATAAAAGACTAAAAGGTATTGAGATCGACGTGAATAAATAGGATTGAACGGAGttttatatatagagaaattgtTACgaactctttctttcttttttttgtaacacgaactttttttttgtcaactgtaACACGAACTCTTCCttacatttttaacatttgtgatgagaaaataataaaaggagTAAATAGACGTTTTTTTCTTGAAGATTCGAGTAGAGACAAGTTTTGCCATCAAAAGGAAAAGGCAGTTGTGTTTGTTTCTGGGGGCAAGTGGGCAACGTaagaacacaaagaaaacaaaaagatgcGTAGAATCGATATTGGTCTAAACATATGAAGCCAAACAACTACTCATGGCTCCAAGACATGCGTATCCAAATACGTTGGAAACAGTTATTAGCCCTTCGATATATACAAAACACGGAAAAAGGCTTATcttaaacttaattttttcgAATCGTGCATATTCGATCGTGAACTTTCGTATATTTGTATATtgcatatttctttttttttttcgaactaaaatattattaagcttATAAAACAGTACAAGGCCCAATATCGGTCCAAACgaacaaaaaactaaaagttaCAACACTTAACCCACGCAAACCAACCCCCAAGCCTAGAAAAGAAAATCCGAAGCCCAAAAAATCACCGCCACCCACAAACCCACGTGTCGACTCCACATCAACCACGAAGACGCGTGTGAACGGTGGAAGCTTCATCATCTCTCTGAACTGGAAATTAAAACTTTGAGTTTTACAAATTTCAAACTCACACTTTAACATATAAAAAGTTTCTATTTAGCCACCAAGACGTGGATTCAAAGTGAATCTTTTAAAAtctgtaaaatttaaaattttaattgggaTAGTTATCAACGATActgttttaacaaaaatgtcATATCAGCTATCTAATCATCCGAATAAATTGTTAACTAATCACTATTATAAGCAATTGACTAACCATAGTTATAGTCAATGTATAAATGCATGCTTGTGAAAGTTCgtataaacatttcaaaattgTTGAGTTCTTAATGAAATAGGCACTATACCAAAATTCATGACATAATATGCACAATCCAAAAAGTTAGGTTTGAAATAGACCCTTTTTTCtacaaaatacattttaaaaccTTAGTTtcatatacaattatttataatGCTAGCTAATTTTCTAGATTTgaagatttttaattataaaaatatacgtcTATACcttgtttctttttaatcaaTAGCTATTAATCTTGTTAATATAGGAAAAACTCATATAAAACAAAGAGTAATTCTTAGGTTCATCTGTAGGTttatcaaccaatagaatttcgttatttcatatttagtatcttttaaaaaagaaaataaaatattgtcagattatattatattttaaaattaaagaataatagtagttgcaaacgaaaaaatattttaaaaaaacatttttaataccgtcatcaagacactaaaccctaaattgtgggtaaatcctaaatttttggttaaatcataaactcaattTATTCAAGGTTTAGTGTTTACCCAAAATATTAGAATTTACTcaaaaatttaggattttatatttagaatttatagtTTAGTATTTTGGTGACTGggctaaattttatttatattttaaggattatgatttatccaaagtttagggtttatcttCGATTCACCAAAgatttaaagtttagggttttgCTGATagtatttagttttttttgcaaatactattttttttaaacatagtataacttgacaatattttttaaaaaagatagaTAATATGAAACGAATATTTATTGGTCGGCCAATCCAAGAATTATTCTAAACCAAATAGAACTAAACTCTTTTAACCACTCCGACAAAATGACATCAACACAAAAACAACTCTATCATGATATTAGTTAAAAAGGTCAACAAGTCAATGAAAAAGTTGAACACCCACGCTCTTGTCTTCTATAGTTGTAATGATAATCAGAGTGTAtacaaattttgataaaaaaaaagagtatatacaaattaataattagcacaatatttacaaaaattctAATTAAAAGGAAGAAAATTACGGAAGCACTAATCTTTTGTAATTGGGCAACCCTATAAGACTGGTCACACAACCACATCTCACCGAAGCTTGTCTTCTCGTCTTAGACTTAGACTTCAGCTCTCTGCCCTTCTTGCTCTGCTCCACCCAACTTCTCTCTCATCTCAtatctagagagagaaagtgttATATTTTGTCTTATCTATGCGTCAAGAACCACTCCCTCTCTatctataaagaaaaaaaacacacactGTTTTTCAAAAGAAGAAATGCAGGATCCATCAGCTTATTACCAGTCGATGATGGCGACACAACAACATCaccagcagcagcaacaacaacaacaacaaaaacaaccACAGCAGTTTCCAGAGCAAGAACAGCTAAAGTGTCCTCGCTGTGACTCACCGAACACAAAATTCTGTTACTACAACAACTACAATCTGTCACAGCCCCGTCACTTTTGCAAAAGCTGCCGTCGTTACTGGACCAAAGGCGGAGCTCTTCGGAACGTTCCCGTCGGCGGCGGTTCTCGCAAGAACGCTAAACGATCAACCTCTTTATCTTCTCCTGTTAACACACACAACAAGAAGACCAAACACCCGGACCCGGGTCCTAACACGGATACGGATCCGACCCGGATGCTGTACGGGTTTCCGATCGGAGACCAAGGCGTGAAAGGTATGGAGatgggtggtggtggtggtggtggtggtggtggtgggagtTTTAGCTCGCTTTTGGCGTCGAATATGCATCTGGGTCTTGGTGGGATCATCCTAGACGGGTCGGGTTGGGATCCGGGTATGGGACTTAGGAGGAGTGAAGCGGGTAACGAAGGTGGTGGGGGTGGTAACCCGTGGACCGATCTTTCTATGAACAGAGTGGAGAAAAACTGAAGGAGGAGAAGACAGAGGGGTGTTTAGGTAAAATAAGATGAAGCTGCTAAAACTGATTCAAAGGTGGCGCGTGTCATCACGTAGACAGTGAACAGTTTCGATGTTTATGTCATTTTGgtaatatattatattcctATCCTAATActcccttttttctttttcatttataaatcgGTTTGTTAAATATTATTGGACTTATGTAATAGAAGGAGATTTTCAGTTTATATGTTTGTATAATTGTAGAATTTTTAGAACAAGACTCTCACGAAACTCGTGACGTTGAATGAAATTTTGGCCTTGAGCacgataatattttttttttttgttgaaccGTGAGGTAATTAGCCGATACTTTTAATTACATTCCTATCATGCTATGCCATACGTTGTTGAAAGGTAAGTTTGAATggaaacttaatatataaacttAAGCCCTTTTACATGCATATATGCGCAGAATAGGTTCGTTTAACCGAATGTCAGAATAAAATAATTGTGCATGAACCGACATAGATTAGCAACATTCTTACGGCATGTGGCCTTGGATCGTATTTTAATTATGCATGTTTAGTTACTTTAAGACGTCCCTAAGTTCTAGAATCATGATATTGACTCGGTACTAGCAGTCGCCGGTTTTTCTTGAATCGAGTGGCGTTTTTAATTGTCATAGTCTATTAGCGATCAAACGGTTTAATTGTCAATTATTTAGACAAATAAGCCAAAAGAATAAGCCGTTAAGATAACACATGTTTAAAAGAAATGGGAAAACAGTAAGTAACTTATGCTGTTTTGAATTAGATGGTCTTTTAACTAGACTTATCGTTTTGTTACTtaactactactactactactaccaTGTTCTTTTATCATTGAAAACGGTTAACAATCCAAATGAAATTCACATGAGGAGTGGTTAATGCGATTTCTTTGAATTTATGTGGCTGCGGTCTCTCACGGGCTAATCTATAGAGAAAAATTTTAGCTGGTTATCGGTCTAGGTTAAGTGTTCCGGCTGAAACTTTTGAGATGGTTTCATCTAAGGCAGGCTTAGTTCCGAATTTATGCCGAGAGTATGTAGAGAAATATACAATACTTGATTACCATTTTGTTATCAATACGcttaattttctcaaaatgtTATCGACATATATGCCATGCATCATTCTCTTATCCACTACCTATAAAAAACGAATTGTTTCACCTCAACATACATTAAGCTTTTGGATTTTAGTGGCTCGATAAATTTGTTTACGAAATGGGAAGATAAATAGATATACGAGAGATCCAATGTGGTTACAAAGATTTGCCCTTCCTGTTTGAGATATTTTGTATTTGACCAGGGGGACAAAGAACTACAAGTTGCATTTTTATGTTACTTATTCACTTATTTAtcgtttttttttacaaattaaagTTTACACTATTGTTTTTCCTTCTTTCTAAATGTGAATGGAATGCATCACAGGCGTGATTGCATGCAATGTCTAATCAAACTGTATGATCAAATGCACCAAGGCATGATCATTTGCATATCATGTCCATAACAAAACATTCAAACTCTAATAAAGACTAAAATTAGGCGCTGATAAGTTAGGTTTAGAAGTCCAATCAAACTCTCAGATTAAGAGtagtttctcttttaatataagaTACATAAATGATATAGTATTATAGAATTAGAAAAGTCAAATTCTATATTTTCAAACGTTATATGAAGTTAATGTATTGGGACATAGAAGACCAACAATACTAATCTAGTGCCTACATGTGATAAAAGATCTATAGATGGCTCTAcccatatataccatgaaacaAGTTTCAAATGTagatttgacccaaaaaaagtCTTGAATGTAGATTATTTTCAAGTCAAAATGAAAAGGACTGGCAGAGTTAGTGGTGGTCCATGTGGCTATAGACACTAGATAGCGCTAAGATACCAGAATTTTGATAATGGTCCACTTCTAAGGAGTTAATTAGGGCAAAAGATTTGAAATGTAGAATCAATATTGGCTTAAAGTTGAATTGTCAGTGTTTACCAAATGTGTTCAGCTGTCATTTCTGAAATTCCTCTTTGTGATGGGCtcgttattttttttggtaaatggTAGCCAATTTCACAtgtcttgtgtgtgtgtgtgtgggggtgggggggtggggggggggggggggctaTTTTGCTTATTGTGTGATTGTTCCAAAGTTTTGGTTTGATAATATTCTTTTGTGAAggtaatttttttcctttttgtatttAGATTGAAGttaaatgtttttcttcttatattgacatgtatatttcttttaatattaaaactgatttattttgtaattgttCTTTGTTGACCTCTATCCTTTATTTCAATTGATTGACCCAAATATCAGTTTGAATATTTAATGTACTGATAAATTACTACAAGTGCAACGACTGCTATTCATCTCACTGTTCTACATGTGACATCCCTATCTATCACTCCAATCTATATCTTCATATTTGTGTCCTCTCCTTGAAATAACTTATAAGATATTTATTGGTGGATTCATCAAGATGTCCAGATTGGGACCTCTAAAAGAAAACCTTTGAAAAAACACATACACTTTTTTTGAGATTTCGGGTCTTATAAATAGCACGGTGATGTGAAATTTCCAGGTATAAAATTCAGATAAATAGCATCATGAAGGTGGTCATTGGTCAATAttataaaaactcaaaaacgATCTAGATATTTCAAGAAGTGAATCAGGAAAAGAAATAGATTACACGAAGAGAAGACGAGCCTCTTGTACATTAAGATGTATGCCATAGGCAAAGGTCAAGATAAAGTAAGAAGACAGAAACATATAGTTAACTTGCTAGGGAATAATAACAATTACGCTAGCCAAGAGGAACATATATACACGTTCTCGTGTTTACTATCTTTGATCAGGGATTTATTTACAAGTAACCATCTCTTAAGTACTTTATAAAATGTCTTCCAATTTCTTTGGAAAATCCTCAGACCAAAGGTCGAAGATATCCAACTCCAATGAATAATCCAAACTTTATCTTCAAAGAACAAGAACGAAGAGGCAATGATCATCATGTTGAGAAGCCAAGCTCTCTTTAAAAGTACGAAACAGAAAGCTCACAAACTGAACGGTCAAGGACCTTCAATATCAGTAAGAAGAGCTTAAGGAAACTTCTTGTCAGAGAAATATATTAGACGTAGCATTACGTTCAAGTATTTCCTTTGGAACATATTGGTTAATGAACACCCCGGCAGGGAACTATAAGAGTCTCCTTAATGTAAACCGCAGCACAACTGAGAGGAGGAAATGTTTTTCAAGTTCTCCTTACAGTCCCTACAGCAACCCACCAGAATTTGAACTCTGTATAATATGAACTGCCTTAGATATGTACACATGGACAAAAGTGACAACATACAAGGTTAGGTTGTATGGTAAACGAAAATCTGAATACAGGATAATGGACCACAGCTGGTCTAggactttaaaaaataaatcagataCAATTATGTTTCTGAGTTAGAACTTAGGAGGATCTTGACATAATCATGATCTGTCTCAATAATAAACTGAAACAAAGTTTTCAATGGACTGATAACCTTACTCACATGTTCTAATGCTTATGCATGTGGTTCACCTCAGGTGATATATGACATTTCAGAGAGTAGACCTAcgcaagaaaagaaaaaggaaataattcTGCAGGGATTCACACATGTAGGTTTCATGTAAAGAAGTTAAACTTTCGGATATTTTAATGCGTTGCATGTGATTTCCCTTATGCAACTGAGCAATTGaggatacttttttttttgaaacacctgCATCAAGACCAAAAATTGGTATGATAGAAATTTAGGAACTTCCAAACCTTATGAAGAACAAATTCAG is part of the Raphanus sativus cultivar WK10039 chromosome 5, ASM80110v3, whole genome shotgun sequence genome and harbors:
- the LOC108859824 gene encoding dof zinc finger protein DOF3.1; this translates as MQDPSAYYQSMMATQQHHQQQQQQQQQKQPQQFPEQEQLKCPRCDSPNTKFCYYNNYNLSQPRHFCKSCRRYWTKGGALRNVPVGGGSRKNAKRSTSLSSPVNTHNKKTKHPDPGPNTDTDPTRMLYGFPIGDQGVKGMEMGGGGGGGGGGGSFSSLLASNMHLGLGGIILDGSGWDPGMGLRRSEAGNEGGGGGNPWTDLSMNRVEKN